A section of the Sporosarcina sp. ANT_H38 genome encodes:
- a CDS encoding ABC transporter ATP-binding protein yields the protein MTSEPLLRVKDVGIQFGGLKAVSNFNMEINQGELIGLIGPNGAGKTTSFNLLTGVYTPTEGDILFKGKRINGMAPYQVTRRGISRTFQNIRLFNELSVLDNVKVAYHSLAKHSVLSSMLRLPSHFSGEKEMEEKAMEFLKIFQLDKYRDEDAKNLAYGKQRRLEIARALATGPELLLLDEPAAGMNPQETKELMELIAFVRKKFNLTILLIEHDMNLVMGICERIYVLDHGVLLAEGTPEEIRNNPKVIEAYLGEEVDE from the coding sequence ATGACAAGTGAACCGTTACTTAGGGTGAAAGATGTCGGTATACAGTTTGGCGGGCTGAAAGCAGTTTCGAATTTCAATATGGAAATCAATCAAGGTGAGCTAATTGGGCTAATTGGTCCTAATGGAGCAGGTAAGACTACGAGTTTTAACTTATTGACAGGTGTTTATACACCTACAGAAGGTGACATTTTATTCAAAGGGAAACGCATTAATGGAATGGCTCCTTATCAGGTAACGCGGAGAGGAATTAGCCGGACGTTCCAAAATATTCGGTTGTTCAATGAACTATCCGTTTTGGATAATGTTAAAGTTGCTTATCACTCGTTAGCGAAGCATTCAGTTCTAAGTTCTATGCTACGCCTTCCATCCCATTTTTCAGGGGAGAAAGAAATGGAAGAAAAAGCAATGGAGTTCCTCAAGATTTTTCAATTAGATAAATATAGAGACGAAGATGCAAAGAATCTGGCATATGGGAAGCAGCGGAGGCTTGAAATTGCACGCGCATTAGCCACTGGCCCCGAGTTGTTACTGCTCGATGAACCAGCTGCAGGGATGAACCCACAAGAGACAAAAGAGCTTATGGAGTTAATCGCATTTGTCCGTAAAAAATTTAATCTAACCATTTTATTAATTGAACATGATATGAATTTGGTAATGGGGATTTGTGAACGAATTTACGTGTTGGATCATGGTGTCCTTCTTGCTGAAGGAACTCCTGAAGAAATTCGTAATAATCCGAAAGTAATTGAGGCTTATTTAGGGGAGGAAGTTGACGAATGA
- a CDS encoding branched-chain amino acid ABC transporter permease, which yields MKKSKQFWSFVAASLIAYTVIQVLLNVGVLNDFHSNILIFMSINIMLAVSLHLVIGVTGQFSLGHAGFLAVGAYISAIVTMKLNLPFPVAILAAGVIATIAGLIIGIPSLRLRGDYLAIATLGFAEIIRIVFLNIDYVGGAAGMQVTHLTTWTSAFICLFITIVVIVNFTNSRHGRACISVRENEIASDAMGINTTYYKVLAFAIGAFFAGVAGALYAHNFYIIQPSNFGFLKSIDILIYVVLGGLGSLSGAIVATILLTIVSTFLQNYPETRMIIYSLVLIVVMLYRPKGLMGTMEITDYFKLWRGSKGGSQHDK from the coding sequence ATGAAAAAGTCAAAACAGTTTTGGTCATTTGTTGCTGCATCCTTAATCGCTTATACAGTTATTCAAGTTCTCCTCAATGTAGGAGTATTGAATGATTTCCATTCTAATATACTAATCTTTATGTCAATTAATATTATGTTAGCTGTCAGTTTACATTTAGTAATTGGTGTCACAGGACAGTTTTCACTTGGTCATGCTGGATTCTTAGCGGTTGGTGCGTACATTTCAGCAATCGTGACGATGAAATTAAATCTTCCCTTTCCAGTTGCAATTTTAGCAGCAGGAGTTATTGCTACAATTGCAGGGTTAATAATAGGAATTCCGAGTTTAAGGCTGCGCGGCGATTACCTAGCGATTGCCACACTTGGATTTGCAGAAATCATTCGAATTGTATTCTTGAATATCGATTATGTCGGCGGAGCAGCGGGGATGCAAGTAACACATTTAACTACATGGACCTCTGCGTTTATCTGTCTTTTCATTACAATAGTAGTCATCGTTAACTTTACAAATTCAAGACATGGTCGTGCGTGCATCTCAGTTCGAGAGAATGAGATTGCGTCGGATGCCATGGGAATTAACACAACGTATTACAAGGTGTTAGCGTTTGCAATTGGTGCTTTCTTTGCTGGAGTAGCGGGCGCTTTGTATGCACATAACTTTTATATCATTCAGCCTTCAAACTTTGGATTCTTAAAATCTATTGATATTTTGATTTATGTTGTATTGGGCGGATTAGGAAGTTTATCAGGAGCAATTGTTGCAACGATATTATTGACAATCGTTTCTACGTTCTTGCAAAATTATCCTGAAACACGCATGATCATCTATAGTCTTGTACTTATTGTTGTCATGCTTTATCGTCCAAAAGGTTTAATGGGAACGATGGAAATAACGGATTACTTCAAATTGTGGAGAGGTTCGAAAGGGGGCAGCCAACATGACAAGTGA
- a CDS encoding branched-chain amino acid ABC transporter permease, translated as MEWLQQLINGISLGSIYALIALGYTMVYGIIKLINFAHGEIFMIGAFIGYYSIAGWGLGFIPALLLSMASCAIIGVLIERIAYKRLRTATRIAALITAIGVSLLIQNGVIYMRGAQPEAYPEVLRNKSFDFFGAQISSQSILILSVSITLMIILQFVVHKTKIGKAMRAVSYDAEAAKLMGINVDNTISATFAIGSALAGAAGVIFGIYYTKIDPLMGIIPGLKAFVAAVLGGIGIIPGAMAGGLVLGVVETFVSALGFSLWRDAAAFVILILILIFKPSGLFGKNTREKV; from the coding sequence ATGGAATGGTTACAACAGCTAATAAACGGTATTTCACTCGGAAGCATTTATGCGTTAATTGCACTGGGCTATACAATGGTCTATGGGATCATAAAACTTATTAACTTTGCACACGGTGAAATTTTTATGATTGGTGCGTTTATTGGGTATTATTCCATTGCTGGTTGGGGTCTTGGATTCATCCCTGCCTTACTATTATCAATGGCTTCCTGTGCGATTATTGGTGTTCTTATTGAACGAATCGCCTATAAAAGATTACGGACTGCGACTAGAATTGCGGCTTTGATTACTGCCATCGGAGTTTCCCTTCTAATTCAAAATGGTGTTATTTATATGCGTGGAGCTCAACCCGAAGCCTATCCGGAAGTATTGCGCAATAAATCATTTGATTTTTTCGGAGCTCAAATTAGCAGTCAATCAATTTTAATTCTTTCTGTTTCTATTACATTAATGATCATTCTTCAATTTGTCGTACATAAAACGAAAATCGGAAAAGCGATGCGAGCTGTTTCCTATGATGCTGAAGCAGCTAAGCTTATGGGGATTAATGTCGACAACACAATCTCGGCTACGTTTGCGATTGGATCAGCTTTGGCTGGTGCAGCGGGCGTTATTTTCGGTATTTATTATACAAAGATCGACCCATTAATGGGTATTATTCCTGGTTTGAAAGCATTCGTTGCTGCTGTCCTTGGTGGAATTGGAATTATTCCTGGAGCCATGGCTGGAGGACTAGTGCTTGGAGTAGTAGAGACATTTGTCAGTGCGCTTGGCTTCTCGTTATGGAGAGATGCTGCGGCATTCGTCATATTGATCTTAATCCTCATCTTCAAACCGTCGGGGCTCTTTGGTAAAAATACACGTGAGAAAGTGTAG
- a CDS encoding ABC transporter substrate-binding protein: MKLKKFASVFAASALVVGLLAGCGAGNEAEEGSSGGSKGGDTIKIGVNLELTGAVASYGTSEFSGIELAVDEINAAGGIDGKKIQLVKVDNKSEPAEATSAALKLINQDKVVAIIGAATSGATVAQAEIANSKKTPIISPSGTSPNVTVKDNGDVNEFVFRTSFIDPFQGTVAANFAANDLGVKNVAIFSDNASDYSKGLASSFKKDFEAAGGKIVAEESYVAKDSDFRSTLTRIKAANPEFIFIPGYYEEVGLIVKQAREMGITVPLMGADGWDSPILLELAGAEALNNTFTTNHYSSEDPDGIIQDFNKKFNDKYSKSPDAFNALGYDTVYLLADAIKRAGGPDSVKIKDALAETKDLELVTGLYSVDENHHPIKSATVLEYKDGEQVFKIKVNP, from the coding sequence ATGAAATTGAAAAAGTTTGCAAGTGTATTTGCCGCTTCGGCTCTTGTAGTCGGATTGTTGGCAGGATGTGGTGCAGGGAACGAAGCTGAAGAAGGAAGCTCGGGTGGATCTAAGGGCGGCGACACGATTAAAATCGGGGTCAACCTTGAATTAACTGGTGCTGTTGCTTCTTACGGTACCTCGGAATTTTCAGGTATTGAACTTGCGGTTGATGAAATTAACGCAGCTGGCGGAATTGACGGCAAGAAAATTCAACTTGTAAAAGTTGATAACAAGTCTGAACCTGCGGAAGCAACGAGTGCAGCACTAAAATTAATTAATCAGGATAAAGTAGTTGCAATCATCGGAGCTGCTACAAGTGGTGCTACTGTTGCACAGGCTGAAATTGCAAATAGCAAAAAGACGCCAATTATTAGTCCATCTGGAACAAGCCCGAACGTAACGGTTAAAGACAACGGAGATGTTAATGAATTCGTATTCCGTACGTCATTCATTGACCCATTCCAAGGAACGGTTGCAGCAAACTTTGCAGCGAACGATCTAGGGGTTAAAAACGTAGCAATTTTCTCCGATAATGCAAGCGATTATTCAAAAGGTCTTGCATCATCATTCAAAAAAGACTTTGAAGCTGCAGGCGGTAAAATTGTTGCTGAAGAATCTTACGTAGCTAAAGACTCTGATTTCCGTTCAACTCTTACGCGTATTAAAGCAGCAAATCCTGAATTTATTTTCATCCCTGGCTATTATGAAGAAGTTGGATTGATTGTTAAACAGGCTCGCGAAATGGGCATTACAGTTCCACTTATGGGCGCAGATGGTTGGGATTCTCCAATTTTGCTTGAACTTGCTGGTGCAGAAGCTTTAAATAACACATTTACAACAAATCACTATTCATCTGAAGATCCTGATGGCATCATTCAAGACTTCAACAAAAAGTTCAATGACAAATATAGTAAATCACCTGATGCATTTAATGCACTTGGGTATGACACAGTTTATCTATTAGCTGATGCTATCAAACGTGCAGGTGGTCCAGACTCTGTGAAGATTAAAGATGCTCTAGCTGAAACAAAAGATCTTGAACTGGTAACTGGATTGTATTCGGTAGATGAAAACCATCACCCAATTAAATCAGCTACTGTTCTTGAATACAAAGATGGCGAACAAGTCTTCAAAATAAAAGTCAATCCTTAA
- a CDS encoding Na+/H+ antiporter NhaC family protein — protein sequence MIGTWVSILPPLIAIIMVFATKRVLLSLGTGIISGALLAASFGPVESLKNLWESVKATFWDGGLNTGNIYIILFILLLGVITAFVSLSGGSRAFAEWAVRHIKTKRGAKLLTVFLGIAIFVDDYFNALAVGQIARPITDQHRVSRAKLAYFIDSTSAPICVISPISSWGAFLIGQLALIFGGAAAISYSPLTAFVMMAPMNFYVIATLAMVFFLAWTNIDFFEMKKHEQRAMETGQLFDPEKTIPGQLKEEFPVHAHGRVRDLVAPIVTLVAVTFAVMIWTGYLAGGSMNVLSIFENTNVSLALLLGGISATLLAMILYMTQMKKNETASYSLIGSAFINGSKAMMPPVLILLFAWSLSFLIAKLETGMYLSDLVLKSNIPVSFLPVIMFILAGIMAFSTGSSWGSFGILLPIAGTIMIDAAPEMLLPALAAVLAGAVFGDHSSPISDTTILSSTGAGCNHIDHVSTQFPYALICAIVASMGYVILGITGSVWIGLVGVIVILVVLFSIWTMKAKKEVVQQSL from the coding sequence ATGATAGGAACATGGGTATCGATTTTACCACCATTAATCGCAATTATTATGGTGTTTGCAACGAAACGGGTACTGTTATCGCTTGGAACAGGTATAATCTCAGGGGCACTGCTAGCAGCGTCGTTCGGTCCTGTTGAATCGTTAAAGAATTTATGGGAGTCAGTTAAGGCTACATTCTGGGATGGTGGACTGAATACAGGGAATATTTATATCATCCTTTTCATTCTTCTATTAGGGGTTATCACTGCATTTGTTAGTTTGTCTGGCGGAAGCAGAGCATTTGCAGAATGGGCAGTGCGTCACATCAAAACGAAACGCGGAGCAAAATTGCTTACAGTGTTTCTCGGTATTGCTATTTTTGTGGATGACTATTTCAATGCATTGGCAGTCGGTCAAATTGCTCGTCCGATTACAGACCAGCATCGGGTTTCAAGAGCGAAACTGGCTTACTTCATCGACTCAACATCAGCACCGATATGTGTAATATCTCCAATCTCAAGTTGGGGTGCATTTTTAATTGGACAACTTGCACTTATATTTGGTGGTGCTGCAGCAATCAGCTATTCGCCACTAACAGCATTTGTGATGATGGCACCTATGAACTTTTACGTTATCGCAACACTTGCAATGGTGTTCTTCCTTGCATGGACGAATATTGATTTCTTCGAAATGAAGAAACATGAACAGCGTGCTATGGAAACAGGACAATTATTTGACCCTGAGAAAACAATTCCAGGTCAGCTAAAAGAAGAGTTCCCAGTACACGCACATGGACGCGTTCGAGATTTGGTCGCACCAATCGTCACGCTTGTTGCGGTGACATTTGCAGTTATGATTTGGACAGGCTATTTAGCGGGTGGATCGATGAACGTCTTGTCGATCTTTGAAAATACAAATGTTTCGCTAGCACTACTATTAGGAGGTATTTCAGCCACGTTACTTGCAATGATTTTGTATATGACGCAGATGAAAAAAAACGAAACGGCAAGCTACTCCCTTATTGGTAGTGCATTTATTAACGGATCCAAGGCAATGATGCCGCCTGTTTTGATACTTCTCTTTGCTTGGTCACTATCGTTCTTAATCGCAAAACTGGAAACTGGAATGTACTTATCTGACCTTGTATTGAAATCAAATATACCGGTTTCATTCCTGCCAGTCATCATGTTCATCCTTGCGGGTATTATGGCCTTTTCAACAGGTAGTTCATGGGGATCATTTGGTATTCTCCTCCCGATTGCTGGAACAATCATGATTGACGCAGCTCCGGAAATGTTACTCCCTGCGCTTGCAGCAGTTCTTGCAGGAGCAGTATTCGGTGATCACTCTTCACCAATTTCTGATACGACAATTCTATCTTCTACAGGTGCAGGATGTAACCATATTGACCACGTTTCCACACAGTTTCCTTATGCGTTAATCTGTGCGATAGTGGCTTCAATGGGCTACGTCATTCTAGGAATCACAGGTTCGGTATGGATTGGTCTAGTTGGCGTCATTGTTATTCTTGTAGTATTGTTTTCTATCTGGACGATGAAAGCTAAAAAAGAAGTAGTACAGCAGTCTTTATAA
- the yunB gene encoding sporulation protein YunB, translating into MRFHGQVTRKSRNKKRKLLPLLIPAFIIAIFLFIYFVNARLAPIYVQYAEVQTQKIASHVINKAISSRTANVLNIEDIIVNVPSDSKGMIKFNTEIINRASSEIHALVESHLQQAEAGNLDILPTDEIEFDPQAMESEEGIVFFVPLAQAANIPLLGNLGPKIPIRFHVIGQVQATMDTKISEFGINNAVVEVNILLTVNVQIIAPLATKQSVVTQKIPVAMGLIQSTVPQIYTTGGGNPPSVEVPAPTQPKE; encoded by the coding sequence TTGAGATTTCACGGCCAGGTTACTAGAAAGTCTAGGAACAAGAAACGTAAACTATTACCTCTTCTTATTCCCGCATTTATTATTGCGATTTTCCTTTTTATTTACTTTGTCAATGCGAGGCTTGCTCCAATTTATGTTCAATATGCAGAGGTACAGACACAAAAAATCGCATCTCATGTTATCAACAAAGCGATCAGTTCAAGGACTGCCAATGTGCTAAACATCGAGGATATCATTGTAAACGTTCCGAGCGATTCTAAAGGGATGATTAAATTCAACACCGAAATAATCAACAGGGCTTCATCGGAGATACATGCACTTGTCGAGTCCCATCTTCAACAGGCTGAAGCAGGAAATCTTGATATATTACCAACAGATGAAATAGAATTTGATCCGCAGGCGATGGAAAGTGAAGAAGGAATTGTCTTTTTTGTTCCCCTTGCTCAAGCGGCAAATATTCCACTACTAGGGAACTTAGGGCCGAAAATACCGATTCGTTTCCATGTTATAGGTCAAGTTCAAGCGACAATGGATACGAAAATTAGTGAATTTGGTATTAACAATGCCGTAGTTGAAGTAAATATACTATTGACAGTAAATGTCCAAATCATTGCGCCGCTAGCAACAAAGCAAAGTGTAGTAACGCAAAAAATCCCAGTAGCTATGGGTCTTATCCAGTCAACAGTGCCTCAAATCTACACGACTGGTGGTGGAAATCCGCCATCCGTTGAAGTTCCTGCCCCTACTCAGCCAAAGGAATGA
- a CDS encoding bifunctional UDP-sugar hydrolase/5'-nucleotidase: MNHKVETIHFYHTNDIHSHFESWPQINRFLCAKKRAHLIEGNACYLFDIGDHVDRFHPYTEGTKGQGNIRLLNEAKYDAITIGNNEGITMSKEALNSLYTEAKFDVILSNLFDEDGSRPKWLLPYKIYVTEQGTRIGVIGATAEYKAFYSKLGWQVTAPRENLKLVAESIADETDIIVCLSHMGIHEDEKLAVECPAIDVIFGAHTHHLFHEGKLIGNTLLAATGKYGEYVGHVTVEFDAETKKVHQLTAELFRAEALKSEEEDFIKVNNLIGIGKQAMKENVFYNPTDLPQNLFDVSPLSAFFGRALIAYSQADCAMFNSGIFLGSLDKGWVTKEDLHSLLPHPINLCLITLDGSELKEVYALSLTKEWPQIEIKGLGFRGTLMGAMIHERLYKNRYGQLFAGNREVVSGEKYTLATLDMFTFGFFFPSLKYAEIEYYMPDLIRDVLGWYGTTLLKE; this comes from the coding sequence ATGAATCACAAGGTTGAAACAATTCATTTCTATCATACAAATGATATCCATAGTCATTTTGAAAGTTGGCCGCAAATCAACCGGTTTCTTTGTGCTAAAAAGCGTGCCCATTTAATAGAAGGAAATGCTTGTTATCTATTCGACATCGGAGATCACGTTGACCGTTTTCATCCATATACGGAAGGGACGAAAGGTCAAGGGAATATCCGATTGTTGAATGAAGCGAAGTATGATGCCATCACAATAGGTAATAATGAAGGAATTACCATGTCGAAAGAGGCATTGAATTCTCTCTATACGGAAGCCAAGTTTGATGTTATCTTGAGTAATTTATTCGATGAAGATGGTAGCCGTCCCAAATGGTTGTTGCCATATAAAATCTACGTCACTGAGCAAGGGACAAGAATTGGTGTCATAGGAGCTACTGCAGAATATAAAGCCTTCTATTCGAAGCTAGGCTGGCAAGTAACGGCACCACGCGAAAATTTGAAACTTGTTGCAGAAAGCATTGCCGATGAAACAGATATTATTGTCTGTCTATCACATATGGGTATACATGAAGATGAAAAGCTAGCAGTAGAATGTCCTGCAATCGATGTCATTTTTGGTGCGCACACGCATCATCTTTTTCATGAAGGCAAACTGATTGGTAATACCCTTTTGGCTGCGACAGGAAAATACGGTGAGTATGTGGGTCATGTAACGGTGGAATTTGATGCTGAAACCAAAAAGGTGCACCAATTGACTGCGGAGCTTTTCAGAGCAGAAGCGCTCAAAAGTGAAGAAGAGGATTTTATAAAAGTTAATAATCTAATCGGAATTGGAAAACAAGCTATGAAGGAGAATGTATTTTATAATCCAACCGATTTGCCGCAAAATCTGTTTGATGTAAGTCCCCTGTCCGCTTTCTTTGGCAGGGCACTTATTGCGTATTCGCAAGCCGATTGTGCAATGTTCAACTCGGGAATCTTTTTAGGTAGCCTAGATAAAGGCTGGGTAACAAAAGAAGATTTACATTCACTGTTACCTCATCCAATCAATTTATGTCTCATTACACTGGACGGGTCGGAATTGAAAGAAGTCTATGCGCTGTCATTAACGAAAGAGTGGCCGCAAATTGAAATCAAAGGACTTGGTTTCCGTGGCACGTTAATGGGCGCAATGATTCATGAAAGACTTTATAAAAATAGATATGGTCAGCTTTTTGCGGGCAACCGAGAAGTTGTATCGGGCGAAAAATACACACTTGCAACATTGGATATGTTCACATTCGGATTTTTCTTCCCATCGCTTAAATATGCAGAAATAGAGTATTACATGCCCGATTTAATCAGGGATGTGCTTGGTTGGTACGGAACTACACTTTTGAAAGAATGA
- a CDS encoding sulfite exporter TauE/SafE family protein yields MEFIVLAVIGLASGIVGALVGLGGGIILVPATLFVGINLGLIDGITPQTVVGLSVIMMIFTGLASTISYMKTKTIDFRSGFIFFLGSVPGTLIGAFVNKGLDLPSFNLYFGILLIILSTLLLVRKYLKPVSWFVKNGKERTFTDKENQTYVYGYPVWFALLLTFGVGFASGLFGIGGGSIIVPAMILLFLFPPHVAVGTSMFMVFLSALVNSITHISLGNVPWLYTIPVIPAAYIGAKIGAHLNQKMKSESLVVALRIILLLLGVRSIIDGLMG; encoded by the coding sequence ATGGAATTTATCGTATTGGCCGTCATCGGTCTAGCGTCGGGAATTGTAGGGGCTCTTGTAGGGTTGGGTGGTGGGATTATCCTAGTACCAGCTACACTTTTCGTAGGCATTAATCTTGGTTTAATCGACGGTATCACACCACAAACAGTTGTGGGACTTTCTGTCATCATGATGATTTTTACGGGGTTGGCGTCGACAATTTCTTATATGAAGACGAAAACAATTGATTTTAGAAGTGGATTCATCTTTTTCTTAGGGAGTGTTCCCGGGACTCTTATCGGTGCATTCGTGAATAAAGGACTCGATTTACCATCCTTTAATCTTTACTTCGGAATTTTACTTATAATTTTATCGACACTTCTCTTGGTTCGTAAATATTTGAAGCCTGTCAGCTGGTTTGTGAAAAATGGAAAGGAAAGAACGTTTACAGATAAGGAGAACCAGACGTATGTCTATGGCTATCCTGTTTGGTTTGCATTATTGCTAACATTTGGCGTCGGGTTTGCATCGGGTCTTTTCGGTATCGGTGGCGGTTCAATCATAGTACCAGCAATGATTCTTCTTTTCTTATTTCCACCGCATGTCGCAGTTGGTACATCCATGTTTATGGTATTTTTATCAGCTCTCGTTAACTCGATTACGCACATCTCTCTAGGCAATGTACCGTGGCTGTATACGATTCCAGTCATTCCGGCGGCCTATATTGGTGCTAAAATAGGTGCTCATCTAAATCAAAAGATGAAATCAGAATCGCTCGTTGTTGCACTACGAATTATCTTGCTCTTACTTGGAGTCAGATCGATTATTGACGGACTTATGGGGTGA
- a CDS encoding DUF72 domain-containing protein codes for MIQIGLTGWGDHPDVYDSSSSKKEKLIDYSAHFPIVELDATFYAIQPERNIRKWIEETPDNFRFIVKAYQGMTGHHRGELPYASVDEMYNLFRLSVTPLQEAGKLAMILVQFPPWFDCTKENVEQIRFVCAKLHGFDIAVEFRHQSWYSAGYLKGTLSFLKELNVIHSMCDEPQAGQGSIPLIANTTRPDKVLVRLHGRNIAGWRNITGDDKAWRKVRYLYNYNETELDEIRSAVQKLKKETEEVFVIFNNNSGGHAAQNAKRFQKMLNINYESLTPKQLDFFEGEW; via the coding sequence ATGATCCAAATCGGATTGACCGGTTGGGGCGACCATCCGGACGTATACGACTCTTCCTCTTCGAAGAAAGAAAAACTAATTGATTATAGTGCACACTTTCCAATCGTCGAACTGGACGCTACTTTTTATGCCATTCAGCCGGAGCGCAATATTCGCAAGTGGATCGAAGAAACACCAGATAACTTCCGCTTTATTGTCAAGGCATATCAAGGTATGACTGGGCATCATCGGGGTGAACTCCCGTATGCCTCTGTGGATGAGATGTACAATCTATTCCGGCTATCGGTTACACCGCTTCAAGAAGCAGGCAAACTTGCGATGATTCTTGTCCAATTTCCTCCGTGGTTTGATTGTACAAAAGAAAATGTTGAGCAAATCCGCTTTGTTTGTGCTAAATTGCATGGATTCGATATTGCTGTTGAGTTTAGGCATCAGTCGTGGTATTCAGCAGGTTATCTAAAAGGGACGCTGTCTTTTTTGAAAGAGCTAAACGTAATCCACTCGATGTGTGATGAACCACAAGCAGGGCAGGGAAGTATTCCGCTGATAGCAAACACAACTCGCCCAGATAAGGTGCTTGTTAGATTGCATGGGCGTAATATTGCAGGATGGCGCAACATAACTGGTGATGATAAAGCATGGCGCAAAGTGAGATATTTGTATAACTACAATGAAACTGAGCTGGACGAGATTCGGTCAGCCGTTCAAAAATTAAAAAAAGAAACTGAAGAGGTCTTTGTCATTTTTAACAATAATTCTGGCGGACATGCTGCACAAAATGCAAAACGCTTTCAAAAAATGCTCAATATCAACTACGAAAGTCTGACGCCGAAGCAGCTCGACTTTTTTGAAGGAGAATGGTAA
- a CDS encoding FtsK/SpoIIIE domain-containing protein: protein MIFEIVTTSIMGGIALKAYIKKQGLATNDSGKIQRIISLSGLNVKDGKDTLTTQLIRKKKHDGYWEYKYRIPLGRSFEDYRNKQSILEDGLNNRRQRISIADLKDLQLDPNIIDNLKTLWTNKLTEKKELELSFDGLLTLRVYDEPMPTQVPFQVGDGWSVPVGVAREKNTFKFHDFEKIPHMVLGGATRYGKSNFINSMISSLIQSKPEHVKLFLIDLKGGVELCDYENIKQTVSIAYEPEDALVTLQLAYDKMREVQTKMRFLGKKNVQEAGIKERYFVIIDEVGELNPAEAVTREEKKLKQECQTLMSQIARLGAGLGFRQVLATQYPTGDVIPRQCKQNSDAKLSFRVQSATASRVVLDETGAELLPQIKGRAIYQTADKREILQTPLITSDTIHNIITPYIEEKEIKEVSRFEKETVKLPRGTNTVTFEEV from the coding sequence ATGATCTTTGAAATCGTGACTACTTCTATTATGGGTGGTATTGCGTTGAAAGCTTATATCAAAAAACAAGGATTAGCGACAAACGACTCGGGTAAGATTCAGCGCATTATATCGCTCAGTGGATTGAATGTGAAGGATGGTAAAGACACTTTGACCACTCAACTAATTCGTAAAAAGAAGCATGATGGATATTGGGAGTATAAATATCGAATTCCTCTAGGCAGAAGCTTTGAAGATTATCGGAACAAACAAAGCATCTTGGAAGATGGCCTAAACAATAGGCGTCAACGAATTTCGATTGCCGACTTGAAGGACCTACAACTGGATCCAAATATCATTGATAATTTGAAAACGTTGTGGACTAACAAGTTAACGGAAAAGAAGGAATTAGAATTATCGTTTGACGGTCTGCTGACTTTGAGGGTTTACGATGAACCAATGCCTACGCAAGTCCCCTTCCAAGTTGGTGACGGATGGTCTGTCCCCGTCGGGGTGGCTAGGGAAAAGAATACATTCAAGTTTCACGACTTCGAGAAGATCCCGCACATGGTTTTAGGTGGAGCAACCCGATATGGTAAATCAAACTTTATCAATTCGATGATTAGCAGTTTAATACAAAGTAAACCAGAACACGTCAAACTCTTCTTAATCGACTTAAAGGGTGGAGTGGAACTATGCGATTATGAGAACATTAAGCAGACTGTATCTATTGCCTACGAGCCAGAGGATGCGCTTGTTACTCTCCAATTAGCCTACGATAAAATGAGGGAAGTCCAAACGAAGATGAGATTTTTAGGAAAGAAGAATGTCCAGGAAGCAGGAATAAAGGAACGCTATTTCGTCATCATAGATGAAGTGGGCGAATTGAATCCTGCTGAAGCTGTTACAAGGGAAGAGAAAAAACTGAAGCAAGAATGTCAAACGCTTATGAGTCAGATTGCTAGGCTTGGTGCGGGGTTAGGATTTAGGCAAGTATTAGCTACCCAATACCCTACTGGCGACGTTATCCCTCGTCAATGTAAGCAGAATAGTGATGCTAAACTATCGTTTCGAGTCCAATCCGCAACTGCTTCAAGGGTTGTCCTGGACGAAACAGGCGCTGAACTTCTTCCTCAGATCAAAGGCCGGGCTATCTATCAAACAGCCGATAAACGCGAAATCTTGCAGACACCTTTAATTACATCTGACACCATCCACAATATAATAACCCCTTATATAGAAGAGAAAGAAATAAAGGAGGTCAGTCGTTTTGAAAAAGAAACAGTTAAACTCCCGAGAGGAACAAATACTGTTACTTTTGAAGAAGTTTGA